The Homo sapiens chromosome 5, GRCh38.p14 Primary Assembly genome includes a window with the following:
- the RMND5B gene encoding E3 ubiquitin-protein transferase RMND5B isoform X1, translating into MEQCACVERELDKVLQKFLTYGQHCERSLEELLHYVGQLRAELASAALQGTPLSATLSLVMSQCCRKIKDTVQKLASDHKDIHSSVSRVGKAIDRNFDSEICGVVSDAVWDAREQQQQILQMAIVEHLYQQGMLSVAEELCQESTLNVDLDFKQPFLELNRILEALHEQDLGPALEWAVSHRQRLLELNSSLEFKLHRLHFIRLLAGGPAKQLEALSYARHFQPFARLHQREIQVMMGSLVYLRLGLEKSPYCHLLDSSHWAEICETFTRDACSLLGLSVESPLSVSFASGCVALPVLMNIKAVIEQRQCTGVWNHKDELPIEIELGMKCWYHSVFACPILRQQTSDSNPPIKLICGHVISRDALNKLINGGKLKCPYCPMEQNPADGKRIIF; encoded by the exons ATGGAGCAGTGTGCGTGCGTGGAGAGAGAGCTGGACAAGGTCCTGCAGAAGTTCCTGACCTACGGGCAGCACTGTGAGCGGAGCCTGGAGGAGCTGCTGCACTACGTGGGCCAGCTGCGGGCTGAGCTGGCCAGCGCAG CCCTCCAGGGGACCCCTCTCTCAGCCACCCTCTCTCTGGTGATGTCACAGTGCTGCCGGAAGATCAAAGATACGGTGCAGAAACTGGCTTCGGACCATAAGGACATTCACAGCAGTGTATCCCGAGTGGGCAAAGCCATTGACAGG AACTTCGACTCTGAGATCTGTGGTGTTGTGTCAGATGCGGTGTGGGACGCGCGGGAACAGCAGCAGCAGATCCTGCAGATGGCCATCGTGGAACACCTGTATCAGCAGGGCATGCTCAGCGTGGCCGAGGAGCTGTGCCAG GAATCAACGCTGAATGTGGACTTGGATTTCAAGCAGCCTTTCCTAGAGTTGAATCGAATCCTGGAAGCCCTGCACGAACAAGACCTGGGTCCTGCGTTGGA ATGGGCCGTCTCCCACAGGCAGCGCCTGCTGGAACTCAACAGCTCCCTGGAGTTCAAGCTGCACCGACTGCACTTCATCCGCCTCTTGGCAGGAGGCCCCGCGAAGCAGCTGGAGGCCCTCAGCTATGCTCGGCACTTCCAGCCCTTTGCTCGGCTGCACCAGCGGG AGATCCAGGTGATGATGGGCAGCCTGGTGTACCTGCGGCTGGGCTTGGAGAAGTCACCCTACTGCCACCTGCTGGACAGCAGCCACTGGGCAGAGATCTGTGAGACCTTTACCCGGGACGCCTGTTCCCTGCTGGGGCTTTCTGTGGAGTCCCCCCTTAGCGTCAG CTTTGCCTCTGGCTGTGTGGCGCTGCCTGTGTTGATGAACATCAAGGCTGTGATTGAGCAGCGGCAGTGCACTGGGGTCTGGAATCACAAGGACGAGTTACCG ATTGAGATTGAACTAGGCATGAAGTGCTGGTACCACTCCGTGTTCGCTTGCCCCATCCTCCGCCAGCAGACGTCAGATTCCAACCCTCCCATCAAGCTCATCTGTGGCCATGTTATCTCCCGAGATGCACTCAATAAGCTCATTAATGGAGGAAA GCTGAAGTGTCCCTACTGTCCCATGGAGCAGAACCCGGCAGATGGGAAACGCATCATATTCTGA
- the RMND5B gene encoding E3 ubiquitin-protein transferase RMND5B isoform X2 yields MSQCCRKIKDTVQKLASDHKDIHSSVSRVGKAIDRNFDSEICGVVSDAVWDAREQQQQILQMAIVEHLYQQGMLSVAEELCQESTLNVDLDFKQPFLELNRILEALHEQDLGPALEWAVSHRQRLLELNSSLEFKLHRLHFIRLLAGGPAKQLEALSYARHFQPFARLHQREIQVMMGSLVYLRLGLEKSPYCHLLDSSHWAEICETFTRDACSLLGLSVESPLSVSFASGCVALPVLMNIKAVIEQRQCTGVWNHKDELPIEIELGMKCWYHSVFACPILRQQTSDSNPPIKLICGHVISRDALNKLINGGKLKCPYCPMEQNPADGKRIIF; encoded by the exons ATGTCACAGTGCTGCCGGAAGATCAAAGATACGGTGCAGAAACTGGCTTCGGACCATAAGGACATTCACAGCAGTGTATCCCGAGTGGGCAAAGCCATTGACAGG AACTTCGACTCTGAGATCTGTGGTGTTGTGTCAGATGCGGTGTGGGACGCGCGGGAACAGCAGCAGCAGATCCTGCAGATGGCCATCGTGGAACACCTGTATCAGCAGGGCATGCTCAGCGTGGCCGAGGAGCTGTGCCAG GAATCAACGCTGAATGTGGACTTGGATTTCAAGCAGCCTTTCCTAGAGTTGAATCGAATCCTGGAAGCCCTGCACGAACAAGACCTGGGTCCTGCGTTGGA ATGGGCCGTCTCCCACAGGCAGCGCCTGCTGGAACTCAACAGCTCCCTGGAGTTCAAGCTGCACCGACTGCACTTCATCCGCCTCTTGGCAGGAGGCCCCGCGAAGCAGCTGGAGGCCCTCAGCTATGCTCGGCACTTCCAGCCCTTTGCTCGGCTGCACCAGCGGG AGATCCAGGTGATGATGGGCAGCCTGGTGTACCTGCGGCTGGGCTTGGAGAAGTCACCCTACTGCCACCTGCTGGACAGCAGCCACTGGGCAGAGATCTGTGAGACCTTTACCCGGGACGCCTGTTCCCTGCTGGGGCTTTCTGTGGAGTCCCCCCTTAGCGTCAG CTTTGCCTCTGGCTGTGTGGCGCTGCCTGTGTTGATGAACATCAAGGCTGTGATTGAGCAGCGGCAGTGCACTGGGGTCTGGAATCACAAGGACGAGTTACCG ATTGAGATTGAACTAGGCATGAAGTGCTGGTACCACTCCGTGTTCGCTTGCCCCATCCTCCGCCAGCAGACGTCAGATTCCAACCCTCCCATCAAGCTCATCTGTGGCCATGTTATCTCCCGAGATGCACTCAATAAGCTCATTAATGGAGGAAA GCTGAAGTGTCCCTACTGTCCCATGGAGCAGAACCCGGCAGATGGGAAACGCATCATATTCTGA
- the RMND5B gene encoding E3 ubiquitin-protein transferase RMND5B isoform b (isoform b is encoded by transcript variant 3), with translation MADCSLDLPGSSSPPSHLSLLRSWDHRRVPPCPALQGTPLSATLSLVMSQCCRKIKDTVQKLASDHKDIHSSVSRVGKAIDRNFDSEICGVVSDAVWDAREQQQQILQMAIVEHLYQQGMLSVAEELCQESTLNVDLDFKQPFLELNRILEALHEQDLGPALEWAVSHRQRLLELNSSLEFKLHRLHFIRLLAGGPAKQLEALSYARHFQPFARLHQREIQVMMGSLVYLRLGLEKSPYCHLLDSSHWAEICETFTRDACSLLGLSVESPLSVSFASGCVALPVLMNIKAVIEQRQCTGVWNHKDELPIEIELGMKCWYHSVFACPILRQQTSDSNPPIKLICGHVISRDALNKLINGGKLKCPYCPMEQNPADGKRIIF, from the exons atggctgactgcagccttgacctcccgggctcaagcagtcctccgtcccacctcagccttctgaggagctgggaccacaggcgtgtgccaccatgcccag CCCTCCAGGGGACCCCTCTCTCAGCCACCCTCTCTCTGGTGATGTCACAGTGCTGCCGGAAGATCAAAGATACGGTGCAGAAACTGGCTTCGGACCATAAGGACATTCACAGCAGTGTATCCCGAGTGGGCAAAGCCATTGACAGG AACTTCGACTCTGAGATCTGTGGTGTTGTGTCAGATGCGGTGTGGGACGCGCGGGAACAGCAGCAGCAGATCCTGCAGATGGCCATCGTGGAACACCTGTATCAGCAGGGCATGCTCAGCGTGGCCGAGGAGCTGTGCCAG GAATCAACGCTGAATGTGGACTTGGATTTCAAGCAGCCTTTCCTAGAGTTGAATCGAATCCTGGAAGCCCTGCACGAACAAGACCTGGGTCCTGCGTTGGA ATGGGCCGTCTCCCACAGGCAGCGCCTGCTGGAACTCAACAGCTCCCTGGAGTTCAAGCTGCACCGACTGCACTTCATCCGCCTCTTGGCAGGAGGCCCCGCGAAGCAGCTGGAGGCCCTCAGCTATGCTCGGCACTTCCAGCCCTTTGCTCGGCTGCACCAGCGGG AGATCCAGGTGATGATGGGCAGCCTGGTGTACCTGCGGCTGGGCTTGGAGAAGTCACCCTACTGCCACCTGCTGGACAGCAGCCACTGGGCAGAGATCTGTGAGACCTTTACCCGGGACGCCTGTTCCCTGCTGGGGCTTTCTGTGGAGTCCCCCCTTAGCGTCAG CTTTGCCTCTGGCTGTGTGGCGCTGCCTGTGTTGATGAACATCAAGGCTGTGATTGAGCAGCGGCAGTGCACTGGGGTCTGGAATCACAAGGACGAGTTACCG ATTGAGATTGAACTAGGCATGAAGTGCTGGTACCACTCCGTGTTCGCTTGCCCCATCCTCCGCCAGCAGACGTCAGATTCCAACCCTCCCATCAAGCTCATCTGTGGCCATGTTATCTCCCGAGATGCACTCAATAAGCTCATTAATGGAGGAAA GCTGAAGTGTCCCTACTGTCCCATGGAGCAGAACCCGGCAGATGGGAAACGCATCATATTCTGA